In one Solanum dulcamara chromosome 1, daSolDulc1.2, whole genome shotgun sequence genomic region, the following are encoded:
- the LOC129880151 gene encoding uncharacterized protein LOC129880151 isoform X1 produces the protein MTMMSNEEEKRCPLCAEEMDWTDQQFKPCKCGYQVCVWCWHHIMDIAEKDVSEGRCPACRTKYEKDKVVAMQANFERAGNTNVNRKSKPPKAKPKANEVRKDLANVRVIQRKMAYVTGLPLGIADEDLLQRKEYFGQYGKISKVSLSRTAGGSIQLFTNDTCSVYITYSKEEEAIQCIQSVHGFVLEGMYLRASFGTAKYCHAWLRNTPCNNPSCLYLHSLGADEDSFGKDEVAAIHTRSRVQQIVGASSSAMKRSGNVLPPPINELSCSSFTSMESSTIQNAGAASDIVNHNSYMARVIPYSDKDEDAGDTNRMSTSVDVGLCNSSGAEKDGNYSEDSNILDLCSNRSPVTINKDNHAQEPYSDTLLSEVPSSNHLVNHLPRDQNSIEISDEPFREDSISFDGQPSKDSNSISQRAFLMSSHSAKCTGDSGGHSLMHRRTCSLSNNGTEHRSLHNEAEEASPPLSCKNSTLIDGLHDLKFQSSVKSDTIYRGSNSFSNEEIVEHLRRTENDCLNNYDESSAFSPVKNSIISNILAMDFGSRDDSLTLRHSLTGLCNESNGQHDSWKFLHSGQGLSFMKQDGSSSQRADLSSSSSNISLISNQSSILHDFRENKEQHMLDSQYQISRPKGMAPPRFSISSRDLPPGFPLSDEIGGFPRTLSGSQLVNSSSSLNHHPPSIRSFSSAGDTDFVDPAIFSCGKGKPTNGFSISGPEIGSQRRALEDEARLWLLMQQKYADQDGKFSHVRASQTPSAYQDQRFHGADEYAGTNNVYGFSPRLVDQGQSLDQSLYTHFSQLKFANGPISNGYQHDVLGNFQCRNEVDGMADLQRNEKLGFNKYYTGYGNQTFQGSGSGDVFARVFGM, from the exons GTGTGTGTTTGGTGTTGGCATCACATAATGGACATAGCCGAGAAAGATGTGTCTGAGGGACGATGTCCTGCATGTCGAACCAAATATGAAAAGGATAAAGTTGTAGCAATGCAAGCAAATTTTGAAAG GGCAGGGAACACCAATGTGAATCGGAAAAGTAAACCACCAAAGGCAAAGCCAAAAGCTAATGAAGTCAGGAAGGATCTTGCAAATGTTCGGGTCATTCAACGTAAAATGGCATATGTGACTGGGCTGCCTCTTGGTATTGCGGATGAAGAT CTCTTACAACGGAAGGAATATTTTGGGCAATATGGGAAAATTTCTAAAGTTTCTCTATCTAGGACTGCCGGTGGTTCAATCCAGCTATTTACCAATGATACTTGTAGTGT ATATATTACATATTCTAAAGAGGAAGAGGCCATACAGTGTATTCAATCTGTACATGGTTTTGTCCTGGAAGGAATGTATTTGAG AGCATCGTTTGGGACTGCAAAATATTGTCATGCTTGGTTGAGAAACACG CCTTGCAATAATCCTTCTTGTCTATATTTGCATAGCCTTGGCGCTGATGAAGATAGTTTTGGTAAAGATGAGGTAGCTGCAATTCATACAAG GAGTAGAGTCCAACAAATTGTTGGTGCCTCTAGTAGCGCAATGAAGCGCTCAGGAAATGTCTTGCCACCTCCAATTAATGAATTATCCTGTTCTAGCTTTACTTCTATGGAGAGTTCTACCATTCAAAATGCA GGTGCAGCCAGTGATATAGTGAATCACAATAGCTATATGGCTCGTGTCATCCCTTATAGTGATAAAGATGAAGATGCTGGTGACACCAATAGAATGTCAACTTCTGTAGATGTTGGACTGTGTAATAGTTCTGGTGCAGAGAAAGATGGAAATTACAGTGAGGACAGTAACATTTTGGATTTGTGTTCCAATAGATCTCCCGTAACAATTAACAAAGATAATCATGCTCAAGAGCCATATTCTGATACATTGCTTTCTGAAGTTCCATCTTCTAACCACCTTGTCAATCATCTGCCAAGGGATCAAAATTCTATAGAAATTTCAGATGAACCATTCAGAGAAGACTCTATATCTTTTGATGGTCAACCATCGAAGGATTCAAATAGTATTAGTCAAAGGGCATTCCTTATGTCCTCTCATTCTGCTAAATGCACAGGGGATTCTGGTGGTCATTCGCTAATGCATAGGAGGACATGTAGTCTGAGTAATAATGGCACGGAGCATAGATCTTTACATAATGAAGCGGAAGAAGCTTCTCCACCACTTTCATGTAAAAATTCGACACTAATTGATGGATTACATGATTTGAAATTTCAAAGTTCTGTCAAATCTGATACTATTTATAGAGGTTCTAACTCATTCTCCAATGAAGAAATAGTAGAGCACCTGCGAAGGACTGAAAATGATTGTTTGAATAATTATGATGAAAGTTCTGCATTCAGTCCTGTGAAGAACAGTATAATTTCGAACATTTTAGCTATGGACTTTGGTTCACGTGATGATTCCCTGACCTTGCGTCACAGTTTAACTGGCTTGTGTAATGAATCTAATGGGCAGCATGATTCCTGGAAATTCTTACACAGTGGTCAAGGGTTGTCATTTATGAAGCAAGATGGATCTTCAAGTCAAAGGGCTGATTTGAGTTCTTCTTCTAGTAATATCAGTCTGATATCAAATCAGTCATCCATCCTTCATGACTTCCGAGAAAATAAAGAGCAGCATATGCTTGATTCTCAGTATCAGA TCTCGAGACCAAAAGGTATGGCACCACCCAGGTTCTCAATATCCTCTAGGGACCTGCCTCCTGGTTTTCCATTGTCTGATGAAATTGGTGGATTCCCCCGTACTCTCTCTG GAAGTCAATTAGTAAATAGTTCATCAAGTTTGAATCACCACCCTCCATCAATTAGAAGCTTTAGCAGTGCAGGTGACACTGATTTTGTTGACCCTGCCATATTCAGCTGTGGTAAAGGCAAGCCAACAAATGGTTTCAGTATCTCAGGTCCGGAAATTGGGTCACAGAGGAGAGCTTTGGAAGATGAGGCAAGACTCTGGCTTCTGATGCAACAAAAATATGCTGATCAAGATGGGAAATTCTCTCATGTTCGTGCTTCACAAACTCCATCTGCATATCAGGACCAGAGGTTTCATGGTGCAGATGAATATGCTGGCACGAACAATGTATATGGATTTTCACCTAGGCTGGTGGATCAAGGCCAAAGCTTAGATCAATCTTTGTACACACATTTCTCCCAGCTGAAGTTTGCTAATGGCCCCATTTCTAACGGCTATCAGCATGACGTCTTGGGAAATTTCCAATGTAGGAATGAGGTGGACGGGATGGCAGATCTTCAGAGAAATGAGAAATTAGGTTTCAACAAATACTATACTGGGTATGGAAATCAAACAttccaggggtccgggtcaggTGATGTATTTGCCAGGGTgtttgggatgtaa
- the LOC129880151 gene encoding uncharacterized protein LOC129880151 isoform X2, whose protein sequence is MMSNEEEKRCPLCAEEMDWTDQQFKPCKCGYQVCVWCWHHIMDIAEKDVSEGRCPACRTKYEKDKVVAMQANFERAGNTNVNRKSKPPKAKPKANEVRKDLANVRVIQRKMAYVTGLPLGIADEDLLQRKEYFGQYGKISKVSLSRTAGGSIQLFTNDTCSVYITYSKEEEAIQCIQSVHGFVLEGMYLRASFGTAKYCHAWLRNTPCNNPSCLYLHSLGADEDSFGKDEVAAIHTRSRVQQIVGASSSAMKRSGNVLPPPINELSCSSFTSMESSTIQNAGAASDIVNHNSYMARVIPYSDKDEDAGDTNRMSTSVDVGLCNSSGAEKDGNYSEDSNILDLCSNRSPVTINKDNHAQEPYSDTLLSEVPSSNHLVNHLPRDQNSIEISDEPFREDSISFDGQPSKDSNSISQRAFLMSSHSAKCTGDSGGHSLMHRRTCSLSNNGTEHRSLHNEAEEASPPLSCKNSTLIDGLHDLKFQSSVKSDTIYRGSNSFSNEEIVEHLRRTENDCLNNYDESSAFSPVKNSIISNILAMDFGSRDDSLTLRHSLTGLCNESNGQHDSWKFLHSGQGLSFMKQDGSSSQRADLSSSSSNISLISNQSSILHDFRENKEQHMLDSQYQISRPKGMAPPRFSISSRDLPPGFPLSDEIGGFPRTLSGSQLVNSSSSLNHHPPSIRSFSSAGDTDFVDPAIFSCGKGKPTNGFSISGPEIGSQRRALEDEARLWLLMQQKYADQDGKFSHVRASQTPSAYQDQRFHGADEYAGTNNVYGFSPRLVDQGQSLDQSLYTHFSQLKFANGPISNGYQHDVLGNFQCRNEVDGMADLQRNEKLGFNKYYTGYGNQTFQGSGSGDVFARVFGM, encoded by the exons GTGTGTGTTTGGTGTTGGCATCACATAATGGACATAGCCGAGAAAGATGTGTCTGAGGGACGATGTCCTGCATGTCGAACCAAATATGAAAAGGATAAAGTTGTAGCAATGCAAGCAAATTTTGAAAG GGCAGGGAACACCAATGTGAATCGGAAAAGTAAACCACCAAAGGCAAAGCCAAAAGCTAATGAAGTCAGGAAGGATCTTGCAAATGTTCGGGTCATTCAACGTAAAATGGCATATGTGACTGGGCTGCCTCTTGGTATTGCGGATGAAGAT CTCTTACAACGGAAGGAATATTTTGGGCAATATGGGAAAATTTCTAAAGTTTCTCTATCTAGGACTGCCGGTGGTTCAATCCAGCTATTTACCAATGATACTTGTAGTGT ATATATTACATATTCTAAAGAGGAAGAGGCCATACAGTGTATTCAATCTGTACATGGTTTTGTCCTGGAAGGAATGTATTTGAG AGCATCGTTTGGGACTGCAAAATATTGTCATGCTTGGTTGAGAAACACG CCTTGCAATAATCCTTCTTGTCTATATTTGCATAGCCTTGGCGCTGATGAAGATAGTTTTGGTAAAGATGAGGTAGCTGCAATTCATACAAG GAGTAGAGTCCAACAAATTGTTGGTGCCTCTAGTAGCGCAATGAAGCGCTCAGGAAATGTCTTGCCACCTCCAATTAATGAATTATCCTGTTCTAGCTTTACTTCTATGGAGAGTTCTACCATTCAAAATGCA GGTGCAGCCAGTGATATAGTGAATCACAATAGCTATATGGCTCGTGTCATCCCTTATAGTGATAAAGATGAAGATGCTGGTGACACCAATAGAATGTCAACTTCTGTAGATGTTGGACTGTGTAATAGTTCTGGTGCAGAGAAAGATGGAAATTACAGTGAGGACAGTAACATTTTGGATTTGTGTTCCAATAGATCTCCCGTAACAATTAACAAAGATAATCATGCTCAAGAGCCATATTCTGATACATTGCTTTCTGAAGTTCCATCTTCTAACCACCTTGTCAATCATCTGCCAAGGGATCAAAATTCTATAGAAATTTCAGATGAACCATTCAGAGAAGACTCTATATCTTTTGATGGTCAACCATCGAAGGATTCAAATAGTATTAGTCAAAGGGCATTCCTTATGTCCTCTCATTCTGCTAAATGCACAGGGGATTCTGGTGGTCATTCGCTAATGCATAGGAGGACATGTAGTCTGAGTAATAATGGCACGGAGCATAGATCTTTACATAATGAAGCGGAAGAAGCTTCTCCACCACTTTCATGTAAAAATTCGACACTAATTGATGGATTACATGATTTGAAATTTCAAAGTTCTGTCAAATCTGATACTATTTATAGAGGTTCTAACTCATTCTCCAATGAAGAAATAGTAGAGCACCTGCGAAGGACTGAAAATGATTGTTTGAATAATTATGATGAAAGTTCTGCATTCAGTCCTGTGAAGAACAGTATAATTTCGAACATTTTAGCTATGGACTTTGGTTCACGTGATGATTCCCTGACCTTGCGTCACAGTTTAACTGGCTTGTGTAATGAATCTAATGGGCAGCATGATTCCTGGAAATTCTTACACAGTGGTCAAGGGTTGTCATTTATGAAGCAAGATGGATCTTCAAGTCAAAGGGCTGATTTGAGTTCTTCTTCTAGTAATATCAGTCTGATATCAAATCAGTCATCCATCCTTCATGACTTCCGAGAAAATAAAGAGCAGCATATGCTTGATTCTCAGTATCAGA TCTCGAGACCAAAAGGTATGGCACCACCCAGGTTCTCAATATCCTCTAGGGACCTGCCTCCTGGTTTTCCATTGTCTGATGAAATTGGTGGATTCCCCCGTACTCTCTCTG GAAGTCAATTAGTAAATAGTTCATCAAGTTTGAATCACCACCCTCCATCAATTAGAAGCTTTAGCAGTGCAGGTGACACTGATTTTGTTGACCCTGCCATATTCAGCTGTGGTAAAGGCAAGCCAACAAATGGTTTCAGTATCTCAGGTCCGGAAATTGGGTCACAGAGGAGAGCTTTGGAAGATGAGGCAAGACTCTGGCTTCTGATGCAACAAAAATATGCTGATCAAGATGGGAAATTCTCTCATGTTCGTGCTTCACAAACTCCATCTGCATATCAGGACCAGAGGTTTCATGGTGCAGATGAATATGCTGGCACGAACAATGTATATGGATTTTCACCTAGGCTGGTGGATCAAGGCCAAAGCTTAGATCAATCTTTGTACACACATTTCTCCCAGCTGAAGTTTGCTAATGGCCCCATTTCTAACGGCTATCAGCATGACGTCTTGGGAAATTTCCAATGTAGGAATGAGGTGGACGGGATGGCAGATCTTCAGAGAAATGAGAAATTAGGTTTCAACAAATACTATACTGGGTATGGAAATCAAACAttccaggggtccgggtcaggTGATGTATTTGCCAGGGTgtttgggatgtaa